A portion of the Lolium rigidum isolate FL_2022 chromosome 1, APGP_CSIRO_Lrig_0.1, whole genome shotgun sequence genome contains these proteins:
- the LOC124671485 gene encoding probable O-methyltransferase 2, with protein MASNTIEMPTDAELLQAQADLWRHSLYYLTSMGLRCAVELEIPTTIHHLGGVTSLPNLMSALSLPSVKMPFLGRLMRVLVTSGVFAADNSESGEELYRLTPLSRVLVHGVVADEHHSQKYFVLGVTSPHYTEAALGLADWFKKDTEPPVPSPFEDRYGVPLFDEKTALLDKELDDVVNKGLAAHDNLGIATILRECGDIFKGVESLTDCCGGDGTTARALVKAYPHLKCTVLDLPKVIEKAPAHDVIDFVAGDLFHTVPPSQAVMLKLVLHFWSDEDCVKILSQCRKAIPSREEGGKVIIIEIVVEPSLGPIMFEAQLLFDMLMMVNTRGGQRDEKHWRELFMQAGFTDYKIVKKLGARSVIEVYP; from the exons aTGGCGTCTAATACCATAGAGATGCCCACAGACGCTGAGCTGCTGCAGGCACAAGCTGACCTGTGGCGCCACAGCCTCTACTACCTCACGTCCATGGGACTTCGGTGCGCCGTCGAGCTTGAGATCCCGACTACCATCCACCACCTCGGCGGGGTGACTTCGCTGCCCAACCTGATGTCTGCGCTGTCCCTTCCCTCTGTTAAGATGCCGTTTCTCGGCCGCCTCATGCGCGTGCTCGTCACGTCGGGTGTCTTCGCAGCGGACAACTCCGAGTCCGGCGAGGAGCTGTACCGCCTCACCCCACTGTCCCGCGTGCTGGTGCACGGTGTCGTCGCCGACGAGCACCACAGCCAGAAGTACTTCGTGCTCGGTGTCACCTCGCCGCATTACACGGAGGCAGCGTTGGGGCTGGCCGACTGGTTCAAGAAGGACACCGAGCCACCGGTACCGTCGCCCTTCGAGGACAGGTATGGTGTGCCACTCTTTGATGAGAAGACGGCACTCCTTGACAAGGAGCTTGACGACGTTGTGAACAAAGGCTTGGCTGCCCATGACAACTTGGGGATTGCCACCATACTGCGTGAGTGTGGTGACATCTTTAAGGGGGTCGAGTCTCTGACTGACTGTTGCGGTGGTGATGGAACCACGGCAAGGGCCCTCGTCAAGGCTTACCCGCACCTCAAATGCACTGTGCTAGACCTCCCGAAGGTGATCGAGAAAGCCCCAGCTCATGATGTCATTGACTTTGTTGCCGGTGACCTCTTCCACACCGTCCCACCATCTCAAGCTGTGATGCTCAAG CTTGTGCTTCACTTTTGGAGTGATGAGGATTGTGTGAAGATCCTATCCCAGTGTAGGAAGGCCATTCCTTCACGCGAGGAGGGAGGGAAGGTAATAATCATCGAAATCGTGGTTGAACCTTCCTTAGGACCAATAATGTTTGAGGCCCAACTCTTGTTTGATATGCTCATGATGGTGAACACAAGAGGAGGTCAACGTGATGAAAAGCACTGGCGTGAGCTATTCATGCAGGCTGGGTTCACAGACTACAAAATTGTGAAGAAACTGGGAGCTCGATCCGTCATCGAGGTCTACCCGTAA